The Methanoplanus sp. FWC-SCC4 genome has a window encoding:
- a CDS encoding mechanosensitive ion channel family protein yields the protein MDTSDINTSEISKYFTQSLGTTSISIYDIASFIVIICATFLIARIVTNSLTKTLKEKLDDNELNLIRKILFYGIVITGFLVALPNIISDVSGLLLAGGVFSIIIGFASQSTVSNLVSGLFLIIEHPIKVGDKIVIEDEMGYVDDIRILSTIIRTYEGKFVRFPNEKVFNSKIINYVTNVAIRFEYTVNISYQDNGDKAVQVIKDVIEKEPYILKNPAPYTWIKNLGDNGVDIVARMWAPSWDYWNTEIVLLLKIKDALESEGIEIPFPQRVVWFAEDDPKKCPDLNIPLSKELQ from the coding sequence ATGGATACATCCGATATAAATACAAGTGAAATATCCAAATATTTCACACAATCCTTAGGAACCACCAGCATTTCAATCTATGATATCGCTTCATTCATTGTAATTATTTGTGCAACATTCCTGATTGCAAGAATAGTTACAAACAGCCTCACCAAAACACTAAAGGAAAAACTCGATGACAATGAATTAAATCTTATCAGGAAGATTTTATTTTACGGAATTGTCATAACCGGTTTTCTGGTAGCTTTGCCAAATATTATATCCGACGTCTCAGGTCTTCTCCTCGCCGGCGGAGTATTCAGTATAATAATCGGTTTTGCCAGTCAGAGCACGGTTTCAAATCTTGTATCAGGATTATTCTTAATAATTGAGCATCCGATAAAAGTCGGCGACAAGATAGTAATTGAAGATGAAATGGGATATGTTGACGACATCAGAATACTCTCGACAATTATCAGAACGTATGAAGGCAAGTTCGTCCGGTTCCCAAATGAAAAAGTGTTCAACTCAAAAATAATCAACTATGTCACAAATGTGGCGATAAGATTTGAATATACCGTTAATATCAGCTATCAAGATAACGGAGACAAGGCTGTTCAGGTTATTAAGGATGTAATTGAAAAAGAGCCCTATATTCTTAAAAATCCTGCACCATATACCTGGATAAAAAATCTCGGTGACAACGGGGTTGACATAGTTGCAAGGATGTGGGCACCTTCATGGGATTACTGGAATACTGAAATTGTTCTTCTGTTAAAAATAAAGGATGCTCTTGAGTCTGAAGGTATAGAAATTCCATTCCCGCAGAGAGTTGTATGGTTTGCAGAAGACGACCCTAAAAAATGTCCGGATTTAAACATCCCCCTTTCAAAAGAACTTCAATAA
- a CDS encoding DUF432 domain-containing protein: MNYTYLPEKTEIKNNIMFGKHSFDFQYHTDEIEIGIKKENGFFKYYRRIPGDDVFEKKILEENGMVIINPVEPVNLPKTVTKSNHLEIEFDPVIVGPNQKKEIFLKFPVEIGVFLISNKYSHLIDIFSFNSPKLSLYGNPNGGTITRWTKSEIYSSVPETDNQKEGVISIEIENKMSEWMEINRIILDGYGMKLYYDKSLVSMAGRMKIQSKKDAETLCCARPLNKGMKKSIEVFAARNIPVVGKTFTMEWGY; the protein is encoded by the coding sequence ATGAACTATACATATTTACCTGAAAAAACAGAAATTAAAAATAACATTATGTTCGGGAAGCATTCATTTGATTTTCAATATCACACAGATGAGATTGAAATAGGCATTAAAAAAGAGAATGGGTTTTTTAAATACTACCGCCGGATTCCGGGTGACGATGTATTTGAAAAAAAAATTCTTGAAGAAAACGGGATGGTTATTATCAATCCCGTAGAGCCTGTAAACCTTCCAAAAACAGTAACCAAATCAAATCATCTTGAAATTGAATTTGATCCGGTAATTGTCGGCCCAAATCAGAAGAAAGAAATTTTCCTGAAATTCCCTGTCGAAATAGGAGTATTTTTAATATCAAACAAATATTCTCATCTGATTGATATTTTTTCATTCAACAGTCCCAAATTATCTCTTTATGGTAATCCTAACGGTGGCACAATAACAAGATGGACAAAAAGTGAAATCTACTCATCAGTCCCTGAAACAGATAACCAAAAAGAAGGGGTGATCAGCATCGAAATAGAGAATAAAATGTCAGAGTGGATGGAGATCAACAGAATAATTCTGGACGGATACGGGATGAAATTATATTACGATAAATCTCTTGTTTCAATGGCCGGCCGAATGAAAATCCAGAGCAAAAAAGATGCTGAAACTCTCTGCTGTGCAAGACCTCTTAATAAAGGAATGAAAAAATCAATAGAGGTTTTTGCAGCCAGAAACATACCTGTTGTCGGGAAGACATTTACAATGGAATGGGGTTACTAA
- a CDS encoding metallophosphoesterase encodes MTSRIEISLNLSASSQKIADRIQEVQSAIPYKKVVENPEIKIITAIANDKEEIENILKATELASLNYDYLTCLVSGWEKSQNNKKFSLSFGVEPAENLEIWYEKLTNEISSIKIKPRNNTFEIPVTDDITNIEMQKIKEAIGEKCGIISRFLQKTFYKNTPSPKHSFRALYLPVDIMRITIKKDGKLYREFDLPSKKWITLQSKNTWKKTLENYRLIKNYEINASQFDDEKEIFLISDLHLGHSEIIKNTARPFENTKEMNKILIENWNNTVKPEDTVIFAGDLSYNSSYSEVHEYLAKLNGNIIFVKGNHDHCLENGLDSYTFSYKDFNFFVVHDPKKIPENNNSWAIHGHTHNSRLYEYPFIEKNRKTINVSCELTGYKPINIRDICNLIKNTNTEKIISGDLC; translated from the coding sequence TTGACGTCCAGAATAGAAATTTCATTAAATCTTTCTGCCTCATCACAAAAAATTGCAGACAGAATTCAGGAGGTCCAGTCAGCGATACCTTACAAAAAGGTTGTTGAAAATCCTGAAATAAAGATAATTACTGCAATTGCAAACGACAAAGAAGAAATTGAAAATATTCTAAAAGCAACAGAACTGGCCAGTCTTAATTATGATTATCTGACATGTCTTGTCAGTGGGTGGGAAAAATCACAAAATAATAAAAAATTCTCTTTGTCATTCGGAGTGGAACCGGCAGAAAACCTGGAAATCTGGTACGAGAAATTAACAAACGAAATATCATCTATCAAGATTAAACCCCGGAATAACACATTTGAAATACCTGTTACCGATGACATAACAAATATTGAAATGCAAAAAATTAAAGAAGCAATTGGCGAAAAATGCGGAATAATCTCCAGGTTTCTTCAAAAAACATTTTACAAAAACACTCCGTCACCAAAACATTCTTTCAGGGCACTTTATCTGCCGGTTGACATCATGAGAATAACCATCAAAAAAGACGGAAAATTATACAGGGAATTTGATCTTCCCTCAAAAAAATGGATCACTTTGCAGAGCAAAAATACCTGGAAAAAAACTCTGGAAAATTATAGACTTATTAAAAATTACGAAATAAATGCTTCACAATTCGATGATGAAAAAGAGATATTTTTAATCAGTGATTTGCATTTAGGTCATAGTGAAATCATTAAAAACACTGCAAGACCTTTTGAAAATACCAAAGAGATGAACAAAATTTTAATTGAAAACTGGAATAATACCGTAAAACCAGAAGACACGGTAATTTTTGCCGGCGATCTCTCTTACAATTCGTCATACTCTGAGGTACATGAATATCTTGCAAAATTAAACGGCAACATAATTTTTGTAAAAGGAAATCACGATCACTGTTTGGAAAACGGACTGGATTCATACACCTTTTCTTACAAAGATTTCAATTTTTTTGTAGTTCATGATCCAAAAAAAATACCGGAAAACAATAATTCATGGGCTATACACGGACACACTCACAACAGCAGACTATATGAATATCCCTTCATAGAAAAAAATCGAAAGACAATAAATGTAAGCTGCGAATTAACCGGATATAAACCAATAAATATCAGGGATATCTGCAATCTTATAAAAAATACAAATACTGAAAAAATAATATCCGGAGATCTCTGTTAA
- the corA gene encoding magnesium/cobalt transporter CorA: MKSHSIKESSKAGLPPGTLIHISQNLPAGTLVNRIEYNEKYFKKTENISVDEITYPRPNGIKEWIQIKGLADISQIEKIGTILSVHSLTLEDILNTYLRPKYEHFDDYIYLSLKYLFIRDSEIVEEQISLLVKENLMVSFQENNDDLFGIIEKRLKENIAGRIRSYGTDYLLYAVIDFIVDNYFIVFEYLGEKIDEIEDILIEDPSGDVLDSIYSLKRDLIQLRKIIWPVRDLISGITRNNSAIIKEGTIVFFNDIMDHIISIIDTLETYRDMVSGMREIYLSGISNRMNEVMKVLTIIATIFIPLTFIAGIYGMNFKNMPELEWEMGYFAVLFVMIILGISMFVYFKNKKWM, from the coding sequence GTGAAATCTCATAGTATTAAGGAATCTTCAAAAGCAGGACTTCCTCCCGGGACTCTTATACATATAAGTCAGAATCTTCCAGCCGGAACTTTGGTTAACCGGATAGAATACAATGAGAAATATTTTAAAAAGACAGAAAATATCTCTGTTGATGAGATAACATATCCACGACCCAACGGGATAAAAGAATGGATTCAGATAAAAGGACTTGCCGATATAAGTCAGATTGAAAAAATTGGTACGATACTGAGTGTTCATTCTCTAACCCTTGAAGATATCCTGAATACTTATCTCCGGCCCAAATACGAGCATTTTGATGATTATATCTACCTTTCACTAAAGTACCTTTTTATCAGGGATAGTGAGATTGTTGAAGAGCAGATCAGTCTTTTGGTTAAGGAAAACCTGATGGTTTCTTTTCAGGAGAATAATGATGATCTTTTTGGAATTATTGAAAAAAGACTAAAGGAAAATATTGCAGGAAGGATTAGATCATACGGAACCGACTATTTACTCTATGCAGTCATTGATTTTATCGTCGATAATTATTTTATTGTTTTTGAATACCTCGGAGAAAAAATCGATGAGATTGAAGATATTTTAATTGAAGATCCATCCGGGGATGTACTTGATTCAATTTATTCTCTTAAGCGTGATTTAATTCAGCTGAGGAAAATAATCTGGCCGGTGAGGGATTTAATATCCGGTATTACCAGAAATAATTCAGCTATTATAAAGGAAGGCACAATTGTATTTTTTAACGATATAATGGATCACATTATTTCCATAATCGACACCCTGGAAACATACAGGGATATGGTTTCAGGAATGAGAGAAATTTATCTTTCAGGCATTAGCAACCGGATGAATGAAGTTATGAAGGTTCTGACAATAATTGCGACAATATTTATACCGCTCACTTTCATAGCCGGAATTTACGGGATGAATTTTAAGAACATGCCGGAACTTGAATGGGAAATGGGCTATTTTGCAGTCCTGTTTGTAATGATAATATTGGGCATTTCCATGTTTGTATATTTTAAAAATAAAAAATGGATGTGA
- a CDS encoding YHS domain-containing protein, protein MTEIDPVCKMEVDEKTAEFKTDYEGKTYFFCSKGCKIAFEKEPQKYLE, encoded by the coding sequence ATGACAGAGATTGATCCTGTATGTAAAATGGAAGTTGATGAAAAGACTGCTGAATTTAAGACAGATTATGAAGGCAAAACATATTTTTTCTGTTCAAAGGGCTGCAAAATTGCGTTTGAAAAAGAGCCTCAAAAATATCTTGAATAA
- a CDS encoding mechanosensitive ion channel family protein has protein sequence MTDILIASSILFAGIILAVIVNYIFKWLGKKAETTESKIDDILIMAIAKPASIAVFIAALYLSLTYVTLPPDYAWILESKYLYTALIIIATWIISVFVHNFIKLYGEWIASQTETELDDQIIDFLEVSARYIIWFIGFLVILSYLEINITPLIAGAGIFGIAIALAAQDLLSNFFGGALIMVDKPFKCGDRIKIEGNLGDVVSVGPRSTRIKTLDHQLLTVPNSKIANTIITNYAMPDVKLKVKIPVSVAYGSDVRRVKEILEEIANEAAANTAYILTDPKPGVYFLEYGASSLDYMMVLWAEKFNMSWEVKDFINFMIDERFNEEGIEIPFPQMDVHIKKE, from the coding sequence ATGACAGACATCTTAATCGCATCTTCAATCCTGTTTGCCGGAATAATTCTGGCGGTAATTGTAAATTATATCTTCAAATGGCTGGGCAAAAAAGCGGAAACAACCGAATCAAAAATAGATGATATATTAATAATGGCAATTGCAAAACCGGCATCAATTGCAGTATTTATTGCAGCGCTTTATCTATCCCTGACTTATGTGACGCTTCCTCCGGATTACGCATGGATACTTGAAAGCAAGTATCTGTATACGGCATTAATCATCATCGCCACATGGATTATATCCGTATTTGTTCATAATTTCATCAAGCTCTACGGTGAATGGATAGCATCACAGACAGAAACAGAACTTGATGATCAGATAATTGATTTCCTTGAAGTCTCTGCAAGATACATAATCTGGTTCATCGGTTTTCTTGTGATACTGTCATATCTGGAAATAAATATCACACCGCTCATTGCCGGTGCCGGAATTTTTGGTATTGCAATAGCACTTGCCGCACAGGATTTATTGTCCAACTTCTTCGGAGGTGCTCTGATAATGGTTGATAAACCGTTCAAATGCGGAGACAGAATCAAAATTGAGGGTAACCTTGGTGATGTTGTAAGTGTCGGGCCGAGAAGCACGAGGATCAAAACACTTGACCATCAGCTGCTTACTGTTCCAAATTCCAAAATAGCCAACACAATCATTACAAATTATGCAATGCCGGATGTCAAGCTAAAAGTTAAAATTCCTGTATCCGTTGCATACGGCAGTGACGTCAGACGTGTAAAAGAAATTCTCGAGGAAATTGCAAACGAAGCTGCTGCAAATACAGCTTACATATTAACAGATCCAAAACCCGGTGTATATTTCCTTGAGTACGGAGCCTCAAGCCTTGATTATATGATGGTACTATGGGCTGAAAAATTTAACATGTCATGGGAAGTAAAGGATTTCATTAATTTCATGATCGATGAAAGGTTCAATGAAGAAGGAATTGAAATCCCGTTTCCACAGATGGATGTCCACATCAAAAAAGAATAG